The genomic region GGCCGCCGATGATCGGCGCGACGATGGGAACCCACCAGTAGCCGCCGTCCTCCGTGAAGGGGACGGAGCCCCAGCCGAAGGCCGCCGTCAGCAGACGCGGGCCGAAATCGCGGGCGGGATTGATGGCGTATCCGGCCATCGTCCCAAAGCTCATCCCGATCACGACGACGATCAGGCCGACGACCACGGGTCCGAGGTTGCTGAGGGGAGACGAGTTGCGCGTGTCGGTGACGGCTCGGATCAGCAGCAAAAGAAGCGCGGTTCCAATCAGCTGGTCGATAAAGCCGCTGACGAGGTCGATCTTCGGATGCGTGAAGAAGATTCCATCCAAGCTGTTCTTAGCGGATTGGAAGTCGGGAAACTTGCCCGCCGCCACGAGATCGCTCGCGTGCTTGTCGATAAGCTTGTAGTAATCGAGCAGGGCGATTCCCGCGCCGCAGAACGCGCCGGCGACCTGCGCGCCGATGTATGGCGCGACCTTGCGCCAGGGCAAGTCGCCGCGCGCCGCGAGCGCAATGGTGACCGCCGGGTTCAAGTGCGCGCCGCTCAGGCCGCCGGCGACATACACTCCCATCGTGACGGCGAATCCCCAGGCGAACGTGATCATCAAAAAGTCGCTATTGCCGCCGGCCGCCACGGAGGCGACCACGCCCTCGCCCAGCGCGATCAAAACCAGTGCGCCGAGGAACTCCGCGACGAGCTCTCCGGTCAGCGTATTACGTCTCATGCTCCCTCTCCTTTGACGGCGCATCGTTACCGCCCAATGCGTCCCAATGTCATCCCGCCGTTCCGGCGCCCTTCGCCGGCTTCTGAACGGTCCGCACCTTCGCGTTCGCCCAATCGTCCCGATCCTTCTTCGCCGAATCCGCCAGAACGGGATCGCCGGGACGACGGCAGCCATCACGTTCGGCCCGTTCCTGATACTGATCGTGGACGATGCTTTCATAGGCCGCGACTTGCCGCGCGATCTCGGCGTCATCCCATCCCAATTCCTTCGCCATAATCCTCGCCACATCATTCGCGATATCCAGCCCCTGACCGCGCCCCTCCAGAACAAGGCGCGTGCGGCGGGACAGCATATCGTCCAGGGTTACCGCCATCTCATAGCGGCAGGCGTACACCACCTCGGCCATGAGATAGGGCAGGTCCGACACAATGCGCGCGCCAAAGCGCTCATCTTCATGCGCGATCGCCAGCACGCGCTGCAAGTTCACGCCGTAGTACGCGCCAAGGTGACGGGCGACATCCGGCGCGACGCCCAATTGGCCGCTTTCCATTCGGCTTCGGACCGTCGCCCACCCCTCGCTTCCCGACAGAGCCATCTTCCGGGTCGCGAGGGAAGGCTCTTTGCCGTCGCGCTTCGCGATGTAGTTCATGGTATCCTCGGCCATGCGCCGCCAGGTCGTCAATTTTCCGCCGACGATGGAGACCATGCCCGCCGGCCCGTCGAGCACCGCATGGCTACGCGAGAGCTTGGCCGACGACGCCTTGTCGGCGTTCTTGCTCTTGATCAGCGGCCGGTACCCCGAGTACGTCGCCAGGATGTCTTCACGCTTCAGCGTGATATTCAAGTAGCGATTGCAGGTATTGAGCAGATACGTCACGTCCTCTTCCGTCGTGATCGGATGATCGATGTCGCCGCCCTCGGTATCGGTGGTGCCGACGATCACTCGCTCCTCCCAGGGCACGATGAACAGCAGACGCCCATCGTCGGTCTCCGGCAGCACGATCGCCTTTTCGCTCATGGGGATCGTGTCGCGGGAGAAGATCAGATGGACTCCCTTGGCCGGCTCGACCGAAAGCTGAGACTCCAGGCCCGTCAATTCTTCGATCCGCTGCGCGAAGACGCCGGCGGCGTTGACGATGTGGCGCGCCTTCACCGCGTACGCCTTGCCCGTCACGACATCACGCAGCCGGGCCCCTTGAATGCGGTCGTCCGCGATCTCAAACCCCGTCACTTCCGTATAGTTCGCGGCGAGCGCGCCTTCGGCGACGGCCGTGCGCAGCACCGTCACCGTCAGCCGCGTGTCGTCCGTCTGCCCGTCATAATAAACAAAGGCGTGCTTCATGCCCTCGGTCTTCAGTACCGGGGCGTCCAGGCGCGCCTGCGCCAGCGAAAGGCGGCGGTGATGCTCGATCGACAGCTTGCCCGCGAGAAGATCGTAGAGCAGCAGCCCCGCCTGAACGATCAAATCCAGCCCGATCCCAAACGGCGGAACGATCGGCGAGCCGAGCGGCCGCTTGTTCCATTGGTAAAGGGGAAGCACAAAGCCCAGCGGATTGACGATCCAGGGCGCGTTTTGAAAAAGGAGCCCCCGCTCCATCAGCGCCTCGCGCACCAGGCTAAAGTCGAACTGGGGCAGATAGCGAATGCCCCCATGCACCAGTTTCGTGGACTTGCTGCTGGTCCCCGAGGCGAAGTCCCCTTTGTCCACAAGGCCGACGCGATACCCGCGCGCGGCGGCGTCCATCGCCACCGACACCCCGGTGATCCCGCCGCCGATCACCAGCACATCCACCCCATCACGCGCCATCCGCTCCAGCCCAGCGGACCGCTCTTTCGCTGAAAACAAATCCATCACGCGCTACTTTCTGACGAACAATATTGCATCAGTGGCAACAAAACTTACGGTTCCAGGCGCGGCGCCTTTTCATGCTTCTTGTGTTTGCCGATTGAGTCTAGTATAATAGAGTTACCCCATAAAGTCAATGACAGAAACGCAATATTTTTAATATTTCACGCAAAGAAACGCAAAAACAGGCAAATCATGCTCAAAGAAGAACGACAGCAGCGCATCCTCGCGATCCTGCGCAAAAATGGGAAGGTCATCGCGACGGAGCTGAGCGCGTCTCTCAATACCTCCGAGGACACCGTGCGGCGCGATCTGAACGAGATGGCGGAGGCCGGTCTGCTCCAGCGCGTCTACGGCGGCGCGATCCCGCGCACGCCGACCATGCTGGCGTTCCACGCGCGCGAGCAGGAAGCCATCGACGCCAAGGCCGCCATCGCCGCCGCCTGTCTTCCGCTGTTTCATGACGGGCAGGTCATCATCATGGACGGCGGCACCACGGTCCTCCAGGTCGCGAGGAGCCTGCCCGCCGAACTGCGCGGCACGGTGATCACCAGCAGCATCCCGGTCCTGCAAACCCTCGCCGAGCATCCGAATCTTGAAGTCATCGGCGTCGGCGGGCGCCTGTTCAAGGAGTTCCAATCCATGAACGGCGCGCACACGGTCGCCGCCTACCGCGCCTTCCGCGCCGACATTGCGATCATGGGCATGAGCGGCATGCATCCCGATGTCGGCCTCTGCATCCTGGACAACGAAGACGCCGCCGTCAAAGCGGCGATGGTCGAAGGCTCCCGCGAAGTCGTCGCCG from Capsulimonas corticalis harbors:
- a CDS encoding glycerol-3-phosphate dehydrogenase/oxidase, whose protein sequence is MDLFSAKERSAGLERMARDGVDVLVIGGGITGVSVAMDAAARGYRVGLVDKGDFASGTSSKSTKLVHGGIRYLPQFDFSLVREALMERGLLFQNAPWIVNPLGFVLPLYQWNKRPLGSPIVPPFGIGLDLIVQAGLLLYDLLAGKLSIEHHRRLSLAQARLDAPVLKTEGMKHAFVYYDGQTDDTRLTVTVLRTAVAEGALAANYTEVTGFEIADDRIQGARLRDVVTGKAYAVKARHIVNAAGVFAQRIEELTGLESQLSVEPAKGVHLIFSRDTIPMSEKAIVLPETDDGRLLFIVPWEERVIVGTTDTEGGDIDHPITTEEDVTYLLNTCNRYLNITLKREDILATYSGYRPLIKSKNADKASSAKLSRSHAVLDGPAGMVSIVGGKLTTWRRMAEDTMNYIAKRDGKEPSLATRKMALSGSEGWATVRSRMESGQLGVAPDVARHLGAYYGVNLQRVLAIAHEDERFGARIVSDLPYLMAEVVYACRYEMAVTLDDMLSRRTRLVLEGRGQGLDIANDVARIMAKELGWDDAEIARQVAAYESIVHDQYQERAERDGCRRPGDPVLADSAKKDRDDWANAKVRTVQKPAKGAGTAG
- a CDS encoding DeoR/GlpR family DNA-binding transcription regulator — its product is MLKEERQQRILAILRKNGKVIATELSASLNTSEDTVRRDLNEMAEAGLLQRVYGGAIPRTPTMLAFHAREQEAIDAKAAIAAACLPLFHDGQVIIMDGGTTVLQVARSLPAELRGTVITSSIPVLQTLAEHPNLEVIGVGGRLFKEFQSMNGAHTVAAYRAFRADIAIMGMSGMHPDVGLCILDNEDAAVKAAMVEGSREVVAVCASDKIGAIAPFIFAPVSALTHLVTDSETSEEALAPYKEMGITVLRG
- a CDS encoding MIP family channel protein, translated to MRRNTLTGELVAEFLGALVLIALGEGVVASVAAGGNSDFLMITFAWGFAVTMGVYVAGGLSGAHLNPAVTIALAARGDLPWRKVAPYIGAQVAGAFCGAGIALLDYYKLIDKHASDLVAAGKFPDFQSAKNSLDGIFFTHPKIDLVSGFIDQLIGTALLLLLIRAVTDTRNSSPLSNLGPVVVGLIVVVIGMSFGTMAGYAINPARDFGPRLLTAAFGWGSVPFTEDGGYWWVPIVAPIIGGLIGIYAYDFGIRRFLIEKGEQRVPGEVVEAETVRQKLAS